One window from the genome of Candidatus Synechococcus calcipolaris G9 encodes:
- a CDS encoding transposase — MDVILVFKMLVLQKLYNISDDPLEHQVNDCLSFPLSFLPRELFLSNFIVGPDSSIPWDTGEMYSGF, encoded by the coding sequence ATGGATGTGATTCTGGTGTTCAAAATGCTGGTGCTACAAAAGCTCTACAACATCAGCGATGACCCATTGGAACACCAAGTCAACGACTGCTTATCGTTTCCTTTAAGCTTCCTTCCTAGGGAGCTTTTTTTATCAAACTTCATAGTTGGGCCCGACTCCTCTATTCCTTGGGATACTGGAGAGATGTATTCAGGATTTTGA
- a CDS encoding D-alanine--D-alanine ligase family protein: MSRLRVGLLFGGRSGEHEVSIISAGAIAQGIAAPPNDQIYELVPVYIQKNGQWSDGDIAAQVLASGQPLRDEPDSKATTLWQLPVAIAEIDVWFPILHGPNGEDGTVQGLLELMQQSYVGSGVAASALGMDKILMKALFAAVGLPQVKYIAINRNEIWSDPCRYTHLCDRIETELGYPCFVKPANLGSSVGISKVKTRQQLTTALDSAASYDRRIIVEAGVVAREVECAVLGNDQPRASVVGEITYSGEFYDYDTKYTDGRANLIIPADLPSQVVSQIQTMAIQAFQAIDGAGLARMDFFYLESTGEVLINEVNTLPGFTALSMYPQLWGNSGVPFPELVHQLIQFALERR; the protein is encoded by the coding sequence ATGAGTCGGTTACGGGTTGGTTTACTTTTTGGTGGACGGTCAGGGGAGCACGAAGTTTCAATCATTTCAGCAGGAGCGATCGCCCAGGGCATTGCGGCTCCTCCCAATGATCAAATCTATGAATTAGTACCGGTATACATCCAGAAAAATGGCCAGTGGAGCGATGGAGACATTGCCGCCCAGGTCTTAGCCAGTGGTCAACCCCTCCGGGACGAACCAGACTCAAAAGCCACCACCCTTTGGCAACTTCCTGTCGCGATCGCCGAGATTGATGTCTGGTTTCCGATTTTGCATGGCCCCAATGGTGAAGATGGGACGGTGCAGGGACTTTTAGAGCTAATGCAGCAGTCCTACGTGGGTTCAGGGGTGGCTGCCTCCGCCCTAGGCATGGATAAGATTCTGATGAAGGCCCTCTTTGCCGCAGTGGGATTACCCCAGGTGAAGTACATTGCCATTAATCGCAATGAGATTTGGTCTGACCCCTGCCGCTATACCCACCTGTGCGATCGCATTGAAACGGAACTGGGCTACCCTTGCTTTGTCAAACCGGCTAATTTAGGCTCCTCCGTGGGGATATCCAAGGTAAAAACCCGTCAACAACTCACCACAGCCCTAGACAGTGCTGCCAGCTACGATCGCCGCATTATTGTCGAGGCCGGTGTGGTTGCCAGGGAAGTGGAATGTGCCGTTCTCGGCAATGATCAGCCCCGTGCCTCTGTGGTTGGCGAAATTACCTACAGTGGCGAATTTTATGACTACGACACCAAGTATACCGACGGCCGAGCCAATCTGATTATTCCCGCAGATTTACCCAGCCAAGTGGTGAGTCAAATTCAAACCATGGCCATACAAGCCTTCCAGGCGATCGATGGGGCGGGTCTAGCACGAATGGATTTCTTTTACCTTGAATCGACCGGCGAGGTTTTAATTAACGAAGTCAATACCCTACCAGGGTTTACGGCCCTGAGCATGTACCCCCAACTCTGGGGCAACAGTGGTGTCCCCTTTCCTGAGCTTGTCCATCAACTGATCCAGTTTGCTCTAGAACGTCGGTAG
- a CDS encoding glycoside hydrolase, with protein sequence MAYPLHVAFIWHQHQPLYKSCRSGQYLLPWVRLHGTKDYLDLIMVLAKYPRLHQTVNLVPSLILQIQDYVNGVALDPYLTAALTPVEQLTDQQRWFIIEHFFDANHRTMIDPHPRYNELYQQRQDKGATWCWQNWTLADYGDLLAWHNLAWIDPFFWQEDEIAQWFDQGKNFSLSDRQRIIAKQRHILSQILPQHRQMQDNGQIEVITTPYTHPILPLLADTDAGRVAVPQMTLPADRFQYPDDIDRHLRRSLHLYQQTFGRKPRGLWPSEQSVSPGILPKVAHHGFEWLCSDEAVLGWTTQTFFHRDERGTVQDPQHLYQPYGLKTNEGDMAIVFRDHRLSDLIGFTYSSMAPDVAAQDLIGHLEGIKIKLLSQQEDGGTALEKPWLVTIALDGENCWEFYQQDGLPFLESLYQRLSDRPEFELVTVSEYLQRFEVREQLPSDRLHSGSWIDGSFTTWIGDPVKNKAWDYLNAARQTLARHPEATEKANPAAWQALLAAEGSDWFWWFGEGHSSNQDAMFDQLFREHLAALYQALNEPIPDDLEKPLESHEVKETHPPQGYIHPIIDGKGDEQDWNFAGRITVGGARGTMHRQSLAQRLWYGVDHLNFYLRLDFQGTDLDAVKRMSGLHFFWYYPEQVLYNSPIPLAELPDQAPLNYLYHHHLKVNFLQQQVSLSQAIANYQWEDRQQGIQFCFDKCLELAIPWADLHVTPDWGLRLLGILTQDHCYREHLPEDQLLLLTAP encoded by the coding sequence GTGGCCTATCCCCTCCATGTTGCGTTTATCTGGCATCAACACCAACCCCTCTATAAAAGCTGCCGTAGTGGCCAATACCTTTTGCCGTGGGTGAGACTCCATGGCACCAAGGATTACTTGGATCTGATCATGGTTTTGGCAAAGTACCCAAGACTGCACCAGACGGTTAATCTAGTCCCGTCATTAATCCTACAGATTCAAGATTATGTTAATGGCGTGGCCCTGGATCCCTACCTCACCGCAGCCCTGACCCCGGTCGAGCAATTAACAGATCAACAGCGTTGGTTTATTATTGAGCATTTTTTTGATGCCAACCATCGGACAATGATTGATCCCCATCCCCGCTACAATGAACTTTACCAACAGCGGCAGGATAAAGGGGCAACCTGGTGTTGGCAAAACTGGACTCTGGCCGATTATGGGGATCTGTTGGCTTGGCATAATCTGGCTTGGATTGATCCTTTCTTTTGGCAGGAAGATGAAATTGCCCAATGGTTTGACCAGGGGAAAAACTTTAGTCTCAGCGATCGTCAGCGAATCATTGCCAAACAACGCCACATTCTCAGCCAAATTTTGCCCCAGCATCGGCAGATGCAAGACAATGGCCAGATTGAAGTGATCACGACTCCCTACACCCATCCGATCTTACCCCTGTTGGCGGATACGGATGCCGGACGAGTTGCGGTTCCCCAGATGACCTTACCGGCAGATCGTTTTCAGTACCCGGACGACATCGATCGCCACTTGCGGAGATCGCTCCATCTGTACCAGCAAACCTTTGGGCGGAAACCTCGGGGGTTATGGCCCTCTGAGCAATCCGTCAGCCCCGGAATTTTGCCCAAGGTTGCCCACCATGGCTTTGAATGGCTTTGCTCCGATGAGGCCGTTTTAGGATGGACGACCCAAACCTTCTTCCATCGGGATGAGCGGGGCACGGTTCAAGACCCCCAACACCTGTATCAGCCCTACGGCTTAAAAACCAATGAGGGGGATATGGCCATTGTCTTTCGGGATCATCGCCTCTCAGATTTGATTGGTTTTACCTATAGTTCCATGGCTCCAGATGTAGCCGCCCAGGATTTAATTGGTCATTTAGAGGGCATTAAAATCAAATTACTCTCCCAACAGGAGGATGGGGGAACCGCCCTAGAGAAACCCTGGCTGGTGACGATCGCCCTGGATGGGGAAAATTGCTGGGAATTTTATCAGCAGGATGGTTTACCCTTCTTAGAATCGCTCTATCAACGCCTCAGCGATCGCCCAGAATTTGAACTAGTCACCGTATCAGAATACTTGCAACGATTTGAAGTACGAGAGCAATTGCCCAGCGATCGCCTCCATAGTGGTTCCTGGATTGATGGTAGTTTTACCACTTGGATTGGGGATCCCGTCAAAAATAAAGCCTGGGACTACCTGAATGCGGCCCGCCAAACCTTGGCGCGGCATCCTGAGGCCACGGAAAAAGCAAATCCCGCCGCTTGGCAAGCCTTATTAGCTGCGGAAGGGTCAGATTGGTTCTGGTGGTTTGGGGAAGGCCATTCCTCCAACCAAGATGCGATGTTTGATCAACTCTTTCGGGAGCATTTAGCCGCCCTCTACCAAGCCCTTAATGAACCCATTCCCGACGATCTGGAAAAACCCCTCGAATCCCACGAAGTCAAGGAAACTCACCCCCCCCAAGGCTATATTCACCCAATCATTGACGGTAAGGGGGATGAACAGGACTGGAACTTTGCCGGTCGGATTACCGTGGGGGGTGCCCGGGGAACCATGCATCGCCAAAGCCTGGCCCAACGCCTCTGGTATGGGGTGGATCACCTAAATTTCTATCTTCGCCTAGATTTTCAAGGGACTGACCTCGATGCAGTAAAGCGGATGTCAGGCCTACACTTTTTCTGGTACTACCCAGAGCAAGTTCTCTACAACAGTCCCATTCCCCTAGCAGAATTGCCGGATCAGGCTCCCTTGAATTATCTCTACCACCATCACCTCAAGGTGAATTTTCTGCAACAGCAAGTGTCCCTCTCCCAGGCGATCGCCAACTATCAATGGGAAGATCGGCAGCAGGGAATTCAATTCTGTTTTGATAAATGCTTAGAACTGGCCATCCCTTGGGCCGATCTCCATGTCACCCCCGATTGGGGTTTGCGCCTGTTAGGTATTTTGACCCAAGATCATTGCTACCGAGAACACCTACCGGAGGATCAATTACTCCTACTCACAGCCCCCTAG
- the rplS gene encoding 50S ribosomal protein L19, whose amino-acid sequence MNAQEIIRSIESEQLKDNLPVIYVGDRVRVGVKIREGGKERVQPYEGDVIAMRRSGINKTITVRKIFQGVGVERVFLLHSPRIDTIKIIQRGKVRRAKLYYLRNLIGKAARIKPRFDRPL is encoded by the coding sequence ATGAACGCCCAGGAAATCATTCGCTCCATTGAGTCTGAGCAACTTAAAGATAACTTGCCGGTGATTTATGTGGGCGATCGCGTCCGGGTGGGTGTCAAAATCAGAGAAGGTGGCAAGGAGCGCGTCCAGCCCTACGAGGGGGATGTGATTGCCATGCGCCGCAGCGGTATCAATAAAACCATCACGGTGCGGAAAATATTCCAAGGGGTGGGCGTTGAGCGGGTGTTTTTACTCCACTCTCCCCGTATTGATACGATTAAAATTATTCAACGGGGTAAGGTACGTCGAGCTAAGCTATACTACCTTCGTAATCTGATTGGTAAGGCTGCTCGCATCAAACCCAGGTTCGATCGCCCCCTCTAA
- a CDS encoding ImmA/IrrE family metallo-endopeptidase, with protein MNSAVPNQYLPNYVSPPGETLNELLEELGMSQAELSIRTGRPKKTINEIIHGKAVITVDTALQFERVLGVPASFWNNREQLYRDFLARQEEEKRLREWSDWVDRFPYREMCKLGWVNYVPDKVERIRIILNFFRISTPEQFEAYWSKLSISYRKSNAFKVNHEATYSWLQRGEIEAQDRYIKSYDSKAFKFILQNIRNLTRLSPTEFIPQVITLCAEVGVTVIFVPPLPGIRASGVTRWLSSKRPIIQMSLRHKSDDHFWFTFFHECKHVLQEKKTTIFVESDEAHDDPLEREADSFAANFLIPYAHYSRFISFGNLQTESIINFSSDLGISPGIVVGRLQHDRYLSWKHCNELKKNIEWVDVPKLL; from the coding sequence ATGAATAGTGCAGTTCCTAATCAATATTTACCAAATTATGTGTCGCCCCCTGGTGAAACACTGAACGAACTGCTTGAGGAATTGGGCATGAGCCAAGCAGAGTTATCAATTCGGACAGGACGGCCAAAGAAAACCATCAATGAAATTATTCATGGTAAAGCGGTAATTACGGTAGATACTGCTTTGCAGTTTGAGCGTGTTCTTGGTGTTCCTGCTAGTTTTTGGAATAATCGTGAACAGCTATATCGTGATTTTTTGGCACGACAGGAGGAAGAAAAACGTTTACGTGAATGGAGCGATTGGGTTGATCGTTTTCCCTACCGAGAGATGTGTAAACTTGGTTGGGTTAATTATGTACCTGACAAAGTCGAACGTATCCGAATTATATTAAATTTTTTTAGAATCAGTACTCCTGAGCAATTTGAAGCTTATTGGAGTAAGTTATCTATTTCTTATCGTAAATCTAACGCTTTTAAAGTTAATCACGAAGCTACTTACTCTTGGCTACAAAGAGGGGAAATTGAGGCTCAGGATCGGTATATTAAGTCTTATGATTCTAAGGCTTTTAAGTTCATATTACAGAATATTCGTAACTTAACTAGACTATCTCCAACTGAATTCATTCCTCAGGTTATTACTTTATGTGCTGAGGTTGGTGTTACTGTTATTTTTGTTCCTCCTCTCCCAGGTATTAGAGCTTCAGGCGTAACCCGTTGGTTAAGCTCTAAAAGACCTATTATTCAAATGAGTCTTCGTCACAAATCTGACGATCATTTCTGGTTTACTTTTTTTCATGAATGCAAGCACGTCTTACAGGAAAAGAAAACAACTATATTTGTTGAGAGCGATGAAGCTCACGATGATCCGTTAGAAAGGGAAGCTGATAGTTTTGCTGCCAACTTTCTTATTCCATATGCTCACTATTCCCGATTTATCAGTTTTGGTAATCTTCAGACGGAATCAATCATTAACTTTTCATCAGATCTAGGAATTTCTCCGGGAATTGTTGTTGGACGATTGCAACATGATAGATATTTATCATGGAAGCATTGTAATGAATTAAAGAAAAACATTGAATGGGTTGACGTTCCTAAATTACTTTGA
- the accC gene encoding acetyl-CoA carboxylase biotin carboxylase subunit, with protein MAFAKILIANRGEIALRILRTCEEMGIATVAVHSTVDRHALHVQLADEAVCIGDAPSSRSYLNIPNIIAAALTRNATAIHPGYGFLAENSRFAEICADHKITFIGPTPAAMQSMGDKSTAKATMQRVGVPTIPGSDGLVSDEEEARTIAEKVGYPLMIKATAGGGGRGMRLVRQPEELGRALSAAQGEAEAAFGNGGVYLERFIENPRHIEFQILADSHGNVIHLGERDCSVQRRHQKLLEEAPSPALTPRLRKKMGTAAVAVAKAINYVGAGTIEFLLDSSDNFYFMEMNTRIQVEHPVTEMITGIDLIAEQIRVAQGERLGLKQDDVVLKGHAIECRINAEDPERNFRPHPGRISGYLPPGGPGVRMDSHAYTDYEIPPYYDSLIGKLIVWAPDRDGALLRMKRALRECAITGLPTTIPFHQKVMDTAEFRSGMVYTNFVEKLMVFLGWN; from the coding sequence ATGGCTTTTGCAAAAATTCTCATCGCCAATCGGGGGGAAATTGCCTTACGAATTCTCCGTACCTGTGAAGAGATGGGAATTGCCACGGTTGCTGTCCATTCCACCGTTGATCGCCATGCTCTTCATGTTCAATTAGCGGATGAAGCGGTTTGTATTGGTGATGCCCCTAGTAGCCGCAGTTACCTAAATATTCCCAATATTATTGCGGCGGCCCTAACCCGAAATGCCACAGCCATTCACCCCGGTTACGGTTTTTTAGCCGAAAACTCCCGCTTTGCCGAGATCTGCGCCGATCATAAAATTACCTTCATTGGCCCTACCCCAGCGGCAATGCAGTCTATGGGGGATAAGTCCACGGCAAAGGCAACCATGCAACGGGTGGGTGTGCCCACCATTCCCGGCAGTGATGGCCTAGTCAGTGATGAGGAAGAGGCCCGAACCATTGCTGAAAAAGTGGGCTATCCCCTGATGATTAAGGCGACGGCCGGGGGTGGCGGCCGGGGAATGCGCCTGGTGCGACAACCGGAAGAATTGGGTCGGGCCCTATCTGCGGCCCAAGGGGAAGCGGAAGCAGCCTTTGGCAATGGGGGGGTGTACCTGGAGCGATTTATTGAGAATCCACGGCACATTGAGTTTCAGATTTTGGCCGATAGCCATGGCAACGTGATTCACCTTGGGGAGCGAGATTGCTCTGTCCAACGCCGTCATCAAAAACTACTTGAAGAAGCCCCCAGTCCAGCCCTAACGCCACGGTTACGGAAAAAAATGGGGACGGCCGCAGTGGCGGTGGCGAAGGCGATTAACTATGTTGGGGCCGGCACCATTGAGTTCTTGCTAGATAGTTCAGATAATTTCTATTTTATGGAAATGAATACCCGCATCCAGGTGGAGCATCCAGTAACGGAAATGATTACGGGGATTGATCTGATTGCCGAGCAAATTCGGGTGGCCCAAGGGGAACGGCTAGGGTTAAAGCAAGATGATGTGGTTTTGAAGGGCCATGCCATTGAATGCCGCATCAATGCGGAGGATCCCGAGCGCAATTTTCGCCCCCATCCCGGCCGGATCAGTGGCTACTTACCCCCTGGGGGGCCAGGTGTGCGGATGGATTCCCATGCCTATACGGATTATGAAATTCCACCCTATTACGATTCCTTGATTGGTAAATTAATTGTTTGGGCACCCGATCGCGACGGTGCCTTGCTTCGCATGAAGCGGGCCCTGCGGGAGTGTGCCATTACCGGTTTACCCACGACGATTCCCTTTCATCAAAAGGTAATGGATACCGCTGAATTTCGCAGTGGCATGGTCTACACTAATTTTGTTGAAAAGCTGATGGTCTTTTTAGGCTGGAATTAA
- the budA gene encoding acetolactate decarboxylase — MKLKRWLWWPILLLLTTFAINGLSTHGWPAYSQNAPSTLGFQVSTLGALNIGIYEGATTMAELKEHGDFGLGTFEGLDGEMVILDGTVYKIDVDGGVHRVEDDTETPFSVVSFFHRQRSLPLGGNLSYQELEQRIDESLPSLNWPYALRIHGTFPYLKFRSVPKQTPPYPPLLDVVRNEQRIFEERNVTGTLVGFRLPPYLSNINVPGYHFHFITSDRRTGGHILDGEFINPTVELDTLDNWQIMLPDNAAFKQALLE, encoded by the coding sequence ATGAAACTAAAACGGTGGCTATGGTGGCCCATTCTGCTCCTCCTAACGACGTTTGCCATTAATGGACTCTCGACCCATGGGTGGCCGGCCTATTCCCAAAACGCCCCATCTACCCTTGGCTTTCAGGTGTCAACATTGGGGGCCCTAAATATTGGCATCTATGAGGGGGCCACAACCATGGCCGAGCTAAAGGAGCATGGTGATTTTGGTTTGGGAACCTTTGAGGGTTTAGACGGGGAAATGGTGATCCTGGATGGGACGGTCTACAAAATTGATGTTGATGGCGGGGTTCATCGGGTTGAAGATGACACAGAAACGCCCTTTTCCGTGGTCTCTTTTTTCCATAGGCAGCGATCGCTTCCCCTAGGGGGCAACCTCTCCTATCAGGAATTGGAGCAACGAATTGATGAGTCCTTACCCAGCTTAAATTGGCCCTATGCCCTGCGCATTCATGGTACATTCCCCTATCTCAAGTTCCGAAGTGTGCCCAAGCAAACACCCCCCTACCCGCCCCTCTTAGATGTGGTCAGAAATGAACAGCGCATTTTTGAGGAGCGAAATGTGACGGGAACCCTAGTGGGATTTCGTCTGCCCCCATACCTGAGTAATATCAACGTCCCTGGCTACCACTTTCACTTTATTACCAGCGATCGCCGCACTGGGGGGCATATTTTAGATGGCGAGTTTATCAACCCCACCGTGGAATTGGATACCCTAGACAACTGGCAGATAATGCTACCGGACAATGCGGCCTTTAAGCAGGCTCTTTTGGAATAA
- a CDS encoding type II toxin-antitoxin system RelE/ParE family toxin: MDIVFEKKLEKLYNNQRQLEKEYGTRRAKRIRQRLDDLRAANTLEDMRSLPGRCHELQHDRAGQLSLDLDHPYRLIFQPENDPVPVKPDGGLDWKTITAVRILGVVDTHE, from the coding sequence ATGGATATAGTCTTTGAAAAGAAGTTAGAAAAGCTTTACAACAATCAAAGACAGCTGGAAAAAGAATATGGCACACGTCGTGCCAAGCGTATTCGGCAGAGATTGGATGACCTTCGTGCGGCTAATACTCTTGAGGATATGCGTAGTCTTCCTGGTCGTTGCCATGAGTTGCAGCATGATCGAGCTGGACAGTTATCTTTGGATTTAGATCATCCATATCGGTTAATTTTCCAGCCTGAAAACGATCCAGTTCCAGTAAAGCCTGACGGTGGGTTGGATTGGAAAACAATAACCGCAGTACGAATTTTAGGGGTGGTGGATACTCATGAATAG